The genomic DNA ACGGTTTCGAAAGCTGATCCGATCAGCAAAGACTGTTCAATGCAGCACTGAGGGTTGAAGGCCTCTCTGAAAGTTGCTGATTCTACACTGTAAGCGTCATTAAAATCGCTTGATAGCTCCGACGGAAATGGCGTGAGTCACTGCTCCGTGTCTGGCGTTGTTGAAGTCTCCGCCGACGAGTTGACTGTTTGTGACATGGACATCTTTTCCAATTGTCAGCATGTAAGCGAGGTCGATTTCAACACCATGGAAGACGAATCCGTAGCCTGTGGAAAGTCCATGTTCGGTGATCGCTTGAATGAGTGGAGTGATGGTCGTTCTGGGAATCGGATTTCGATGGTACACATACCCAAATCGCAGAGTTTGGGAGCCACCAAGATCGATCTCATGCCCCAGGCGAATTGAGACGGTGTCGCTCCAGTTGAGCGGCAATGTTTCATTCACTTCGGGATAGCCGGGTGTTTCGGGGCCGTTCAAGGCAATATTCAAATCTTTGAATGCACTCGACCAGTCGAACCAGATGACATCTGCCGAGAACGTTCCGCGACGAGTCAACTGATGTTTCACACCAAGCCCGAATGAGCGAGGCCATGTGATTTTAATATCGGCGTCATATCGACTGGAGCCCATCGTCGGAATGGCGACGTGTGCGCGGCCATCCAGTTTGAAATCGCTTTCGCTTTGGTAGGTCAATCCGAAAGTTGTTGCATCGCTGAGCTTGTATTGCATCCCTGCTGACCAGACGAGAGTGGCACCGGTTCCTTGCAGATCAAGCAGTGTTGGTGTTCTCTGGAGTGGCCCCGGACTTTGCAGGAAGTAGGGAGATTCCACTTCCACGTGACTGATTCCGACTCCCAAAGTTCCACCAAAACTAAAACGATCATTGGGAGCGTAAGCGAGACCCGGAAGAATCTTTGTGAGTGATCCAAATGAATCGTAACTTTGCGGCCCCAGGAACGGGAACGAACCATTCATTCGATAGGACTCAGAGAATCCGGCTGGGGTGAAAACCCCG from Thalassoglobus polymorphus includes the following:
- a CDS encoding OmpP1/FadL family transporter, which produces MLIGVSHPKINIGMCGFYVAMLISVRIEQYQYDSMILRNSQSRAYRQGDLLMSRHKSLLVTLLIISASSQVHADGLFLNGVSPRSIGRGGTNIGHSDNGAILFDNPAAMTNIKGHWLNEVGVDILITDFEYQDEQNTRTASSSIGTPLPQISMIRKSADGHWAYGLGVFTPAGFSESYRMNGSFPFLGPQSYDSFGSLTKILPGLAYAPNDRFSFGGTLGVGISHVEVESPYFLQSPGPLQRTPTLLDLQGTGATLVWSAGMQYKLSDATTFGLTYQSESDFKLDGRAHVAIPTMGSSRYDADIKITWPRSFGLGVKHQLTRRGTFSADVIWFDWSSAFKDLNIALNGPETPGYPEVNETLPLNWSDTVSIRLGHEIDLGGSQTLRFGYVYHRNPIPRTTITPLIQAITEHGLSTGYGFVFHGVEIDLAYMLTIGKDVHVTNSQLVGGDFNNARHGAVTHAISVGAIKRF